In Candidatus Nitrosarchaeum limnium SFB1, the following proteins share a genomic window:
- a CDS encoding signal recognition particle-docking protein FtsY has protein sequence MFDKLRNAFSNAAKSLGEKELNEKDIELILTELEISLLESDVASEVIDSIKSDLKNSLIGSRVEKNTIEKFVKDSLISSISTLFDEAGTIDLFEKINEKKKTGQPFLILFVGINGTGKTTSLAKVAHMLQQAKYSLVVAAADTFRAGAIEQLREHTNRLNLKLVAQNYNSDPAAVARDAVLYAKSHKMDCVLIDTAGRMQTSKNLMEQIAKITKVVNPDFKIFVGDSLAGNDTVNQAREFFEHVKFNGSILTKSDADARGGAALSIVKITSTPVLYLGVGQEYSDLKPFDKQTFLETVFGSLSGVEIKEISPKPEPKPEPKPEPKPEPKPEPKPEPKPEPKPEPKPEPKPEPKPEPKPEPKPEPKPEPKPDSSDPFDGISDSDIAKFSDMYDVAPPETDTEAIRLSAKIHEWIKQGRPKPGESKPEKKIESEQNEEKQKDDKHKQDKEEEKPKKKRGVFGFFKK, from the coding sequence ATGTTTGATAAACTTCGCAATGCATTTTCAAATGCAGCGAAAAGTCTTGGTGAAAAAGAACTAAACGAAAAAGATATCGAGCTAATTCTTACTGAACTAGAAATTTCTCTTTTAGAATCTGATGTAGCAAGTGAGGTAATTGATTCAATAAAGTCTGATTTGAAAAATAGTCTAATTGGTTCTCGAGTAGAAAAAAACACAATTGAAAAATTTGTCAAAGATAGTCTAATCTCCAGTATATCGACTCTGTTTGATGAAGCAGGTACAATTGATCTCTTTGAAAAAATTAATGAAAAAAAGAAAACAGGACAGCCATTTCTTATTTTATTTGTAGGAATTAATGGAACTGGAAAAACCACATCACTCGCAAAAGTTGCTCACATGTTACAACAAGCAAAGTATTCCCTTGTGGTAGCAGCAGCTGATACATTCAGGGCAGGAGCAATTGAACAGTTACGTGAGCACACAAATCGTTTGAATCTGAAGTTAGTTGCTCAAAATTATAATTCCGATCCTGCGGCAGTAGCACGCGATGCAGTTCTTTATGCAAAATCTCACAAAATGGATTGTGTTCTAATTGACACTGCAGGTAGAATGCAAACTAGCAAAAATCTAATGGAGCAAATTGCTAAAATCACTAAAGTTGTAAATCCTGATTTTAAAATTTTTGTCGGTGACTCTTTAGCTGGTAACGATACTGTAAACCAAGCAAGAGAATTCTTTGAACATGTAAAATTCAATGGTTCAATTTTGACCAAAAGTGATGCTGATGCACGTGGTGGTGCTGCATTGTCTATTGTAAAAATTACTTCAACACCAGTACTCTATCTTGGTGTTGGACAAGAATATTCTGATCTAAAACCCTTTGACAAACAAACATTTCTTGAAACCGTATTTGGTTCATTGTCTGGAGTAGAGATAAAAGAAATTTCCCCAAAACCAGAACCAAAACCAGAACCAAAACCAGAACCAAAACCAGAACCAAAACCAGAACCAAAACCAGAACCAAAACCAGAACCAAAACCAGAACCAAAACCAGAACCAAAACCAGAACCAAAACCAGAACCAAAACCAGAACCAAAACCAGAACCAAAACCAGAACCAAAACCCGATTCAAGTGATCCTTTTGATGGTATTTCAGATTCTGATATTGCAAAGTTTTCAGACATGTATGATGTTGCACCACCTGAAACTGATACTGAGGCAATCAGATTGAGCGCAAAAATACATGAATGGATAAAACAAGGACGACCAAAACCTGGAGAATCAAAACCAGAGAAAAAAATTGAATCTGAACAAAATGAAGAAAAACAAAAAGATGACAAACACAAACAAGATAAAGAAGAAGAAAAACCTAAAAAGAAAAGAGGAGTATTTGGATTCTTTAAGAAATGA
- a CDS encoding prefoldin, alpha subunit: protein MSEEQAQQLMQQMQMLETYFTDLSQREGTLLNVLREAVAAIESIKAIRQKSDSETLVPIGMGTFVHTKISSTEKIVLNIGAGVAMEKSYDSAINYLEAKIKEIEVALQDTSVKKQQAVARLEQGREQLNMLMQETSQNPSG from the coding sequence ATGAGTGAAGAACAGGCCCAACAATTAATGCAACAGATGCAAATGTTAGAGACTTATTTTACTGATTTATCACAAAGAGAGGGAACTTTACTAAATGTACTGAGAGAAGCCGTTGCTGCAATTGAATCAATAAAAGCAATCCGCCAAAAATCTGATTCTGAAACTTTGGTTCCAATTGGAATGGGGACATTCGTACACACAAAAATTTCATCTACTGAAAAAATTGTTCTAAATATTGGTGCAGGAGTTGCTATGGAAAAATCATACGACTCTGCAATAAATTATCTTGAGGCAAAAATTAAAGAAATTGAAGTTGCATTACAAGACACTTCTGTCAAAAAACAACAGGCAGTTGCAAGATTAGAACAGGGAAGAGAACAATTAAACATGCTAATGCAAGAGACATCTCAAAATCCTTCAGGATAA
- a CDS encoding superoxide dismutase: protein MGKYTLPQIPYAYDALEPHIDAKTMEIHHTKHHQAYTDKLNAALESCPAEIQSKDILDILANINQVPEAQRGAVNFNGGGYDNHKLFWNNMKPNGGGEPGGAIADAIKASFGSFADFKEKFSSSSAVIQGSGWGWLVYNPSTKKVEYKAMPNQTSPRTEGLVPLLGCDVWEHAYYLKYQNKRPDYIASWWNVVNWDEVQNRYSKVK from the coding sequence ATGGGAAAATACACACTTCCACAAATTCCATATGCTTATGATGCATTAGAACCTCATATTGACGCAAAAACAATGGAGATTCATCATACAAAACACCACCAAGCATACACTGACAAATTAAATGCCGCACTAGAAAGCTGTCCTGCAGAAATTCAAAGCAAGGACATTTTGGATATCTTGGCTAACATCAACCAAGTACCGGAAGCTCAAAGAGGTGCAGTTAATTTCAATGGCGGTGGATATGACAATCATAAGTTATTTTGGAACAACATGAAACCAAATGGAGGCGGAGAGCCTGGAGGAGCAATTGCAGATGCAATCAAAGCATCCTTTGGAAGCTTTGCTGACTTCAAAGAGAAATTCTCATCATCTTCTGCAGTAATTCAAGGCAGTGGTTGGGGATGGTTAGTATACAATCCTTCAACAAAGAAGGTAGAGTACAAGGCCATGCCAAACCAGACTAGTCCAAGAACTGAAGGACTAGTGCCATTATTGGGTTGTGATGTTTGGGAACATGCATACTATCTGAAATATCAAAACAAAAGACCTGACTACATTGCATCTTGGTGGAATGTAGTTAATTGGGACGAAGTACAAAATAGATATTCCAAAGTAAAATAA